A genomic region of uncultured Paludibaculum sp. contains the following coding sequences:
- a CDS encoding glycoside hydrolase family 95 protein: MSQLRSIVTYSLLAALATSCRADAQDNALKLWYRQPAGTWTQALPVGNGRLAAMVFGGVQRDRIQLNEDTVWSGERRDRSNPEASKAFPEIRRLLHEGHPAEAQALADRAMISVPRALPVYQTLGDLWLDFDGATEPATYRRELDLDTGIASVRYTVGGVNYVREVFASAPGRSIVVRITADKPGQVSFRATINRPADATSESKPGRLVLNGQALPKKAPGERQAGVRFRAEVNAVASGGSVKSAGDHLDVTRADSVTLTIVAATEIREKDLSAACERDLAGSARSYAILREEHIADHQRLFRRMRLELPVDTAARALPTDERLERVQKGAPDDDLLALYFQYGRYLLIASSRPGSMAANLQGKWNESLTPAWGSKYTININTEMNYWPAETCNLSELHAPLFDLLEKGRDDGRRVAKFYYSARGFVLHHNTDLWGDAVPIDGARWGIWPMGAAWLSLHLADHYDFTRDRQFLSQRAYPVMKEATQFFLDYLAPDGKGHLVTGPSTSPENEYRLPSGEKAVLCMGPTMDTEILRALFGRMIEASEILGIDPEFRAKVTAARSKLLPLRIGKFGQIQEWPEDYEEVEPGHRHMSQLFALFPGDQITPQKTPELARAARATIERRLANGGGHTGWSRAWIINFWTRLGDGEKAYENLVALLRKSTLANLFDNHPPFQIDGNFGATAAIAEMLVQSHSGEIDLLPALPRAWGDGKVTGLRVRGGMELDLAWNGGVPTSATLRPAVDGLREVRVAQGVRIRTMVDGSRLVPTKPSADGKVRLNLKAGHVYTVHFERPMHSAPK, translated from the coding sequence ATGTCCCAACTTCGATCAATCGTTACCTACTCGTTGCTGGCCGCACTCGCCACCTCTTGCCGGGCTGACGCCCAAGACAACGCCCTGAAGCTCTGGTACCGGCAACCGGCGGGCACCTGGACACAGGCACTGCCGGTGGGTAACGGCCGGCTAGCCGCCATGGTGTTCGGCGGCGTGCAAAGGGACCGCATTCAACTGAATGAGGACACTGTCTGGTCGGGCGAGCGCCGCGACAGGAGCAACCCTGAGGCATCGAAGGCGTTCCCGGAGATCCGCCGCCTGCTTCACGAAGGGCATCCGGCGGAAGCGCAGGCACTGGCGGATCGGGCCATGATCAGCGTGCCTCGCGCGCTGCCGGTCTACCAGACCCTGGGCGACCTGTGGCTCGACTTCGACGGAGCGACGGAGCCGGCGACTTACCGCCGGGAACTGGATCTCGACACCGGTATCGCCTCGGTCCGCTACACGGTCGGCGGGGTCAACTATGTGCGCGAAGTGTTCGCGTCCGCGCCCGGCAGGAGCATTGTCGTCCGAATCACCGCGGACAAACCCGGCCAGGTCTCATTTCGTGCCACCATCAATCGACCCGCGGACGCAACGTCGGAATCGAAGCCAGGGCGGCTGGTTCTCAACGGCCAGGCATTGCCCAAGAAAGCTCCCGGCGAGCGGCAAGCAGGAGTTCGGTTCCGTGCCGAGGTCAACGCCGTGGCTTCCGGCGGCAGCGTGAAGAGCGCCGGCGATCATCTGGACGTTACCCGTGCCGATAGCGTGACTCTGACCATCGTGGCGGCCACCGAGATTCGGGAGAAGGATCTCTCCGCCGCGTGCGAGCGCGATCTGGCCGGCTCCGCCCGTTCGTACGCGATCTTGCGAGAGGAGCACATTGCGGATCATCAGCGCCTGTTCCGACGCATGCGTCTCGAGTTGCCGGTAGACACCGCGGCGCGTGCCTTACCCACCGACGAACGGCTTGAACGCGTTCAAAAAGGCGCGCCCGACGACGACCTGCTGGCGCTCTACTTTCAGTACGGAAGGTATCTCCTGATTGCGAGCAGCCGGCCCGGAAGCATGGCCGCCAACCTCCAGGGGAAGTGGAACGAAAGCCTGACACCGGCCTGGGGCAGCAAGTATACGATCAACATCAATACCGAAATGAACTACTGGCCGGCGGAGACCTGCAACCTGTCTGAGCTCCACGCGCCCCTGTTCGACTTGCTCGAGAAGGGCCGGGATGACGGCCGGCGTGTGGCGAAGTTCTACTACAGTGCCCGCGGATTCGTCCTGCACCACAATACCGACCTGTGGGGGGACGCGGTGCCGATTGACGGCGCCCGCTGGGGCATCTGGCCGATGGGGGCAGCCTGGCTGTCGCTCCATCTGGCGGACCATTACGACTTCACGCGGGACCGTCAATTCCTCTCCCAGCGGGCTTACCCGGTGATGAAGGAGGCCACCCAATTCTTCCTCGACTACCTTGCCCCGGACGGAAAAGGCCATCTAGTGACCGGCCCATCCACGTCGCCAGAGAATGAGTACCGCCTGCCCAGCGGCGAAAAGGCAGTGCTTTGCATGGGGCCGACCATGGACACCGAGATTCTGCGCGCACTGTTCGGACGGATGATTGAGGCGAGTGAGATTCTCGGGATCGATCCGGAGTTTCGGGCCAAAGTGACGGCGGCACGCAGCAAACTCCTGCCGCTCCGCATCGGCAAGTTCGGTCAGATTCAGGAATGGCCGGAAGACTACGAGGAGGTCGAGCCAGGGCACCGGCATATGTCGCAGTTGTTCGCCCTCTTCCCCGGTGATCAGATTACGCCGCAGAAGACGCCGGAACTCGCGCGTGCCGCCCGCGCCACCATTGAGCGGCGTCTGGCCAACGGGGGCGGCCACACGGGCTGGAGCCGTGCCTGGATCATCAATTTCTGGACCCGGCTGGGCGATGGCGAGAAGGCGTACGAGAATCTGGTAGCGCTTCTCCGCAAGTCCACATTGGCGAATCTGTTCGACAACCACCCGCCGTTTCAGATCGACGGCAACTTCGGAGCCACCGCCGCCATCGCCGAGATGCTGGTGCAGAGCCACTCCGGCGAGATCGACTTGCTCCCCGCCTTACCGCGGGCCTGGGGCGACGGAAAGGTGACCGGTCTGCGTGTTCGCGGCGGCATGGAGCTCGATCTTGCTTGGAACGGTGGGGTGCCTACGTCGGCGACGCTCCGGCCTGCCGTGGACGGTCTGCGCGAGGTACGTGTCGCCCAGGGGGTTCGCATCAGGACAATGGTGGATGGCAGCCGGCTAGTTCCGACCAAGCCCTCGGCTGATGGAAAGGTCCGGCTGAACTTGAAGGCGGGTCACGTTTATACCGTCCACTTCGAACGCCCGATGCACTCGGCCCCGAAGTGA
- a CDS encoding TonB-dependent receptor, which produces MLTSRLVSLALLFATLLSAQQITGTVTGIATDPSGAGLPGVLVKVTNLQTNVARETTTEASGAFSLPFLPAASYSLTATAKGFRTFQIDSFVLQVGQTARLDLALEIGDVTQTLNVSGNIMALQTESTSVGAVINAEKIVDLPLNGRNFIQLAQLIPGVNPGTPGSISVRRGRGSIGETSSAFGGTGMSANGARDTNNRFYLDGVEFMDYDAYTYPFALSVDSLSEFRVETSTFSAEYGGSPGGQVSILTRRGGNQFRGTLWEFNRNDALTQTYDAIAKTSVANPRLNRNQYGANIGGPVLLPKVYNGKNKTFFFFNWESGRLASGATASYRLVPPTAMRNGDFSALRDARTGQSLTLKDPMGVGIVNNQIPKSLLSPQAVEFLKFTPEANTAVGTQNFINTPRSAVATQDNYTYRLDHNLTSKDALAFRYVRNSTKEKGTPYWGNDVRDNDAQTQNLAGTWTRMFSPTIVNEARFGWNDMTEDEIFGTTNNPAFDIAGAMKLPLVSRLPIDFGPPSISIANGLDGGYSVFDLQRQIGPRVRANAVYNFNDIISMQRGKHFIKIGADFVRRGFTFEQARNARGTFRFDGSYTGSSLADFMLGYVKYAEINPDHTNTDLKGLWQSYFVQDDWKVTPNLTVNLGLRYDYLQPLFDSQGRMANIEQNGVYVTKLVTPSTASYPRMVSGDKNNFAPRVGLAWRPSFVNDFVVRAGYGIYYNHVHPNAPFGMTESSQAKGSYQVDGAPAGQPTVFFNDPFASALSPTPQLNAVPSNDPNYRDAYIQQWNLTLQKKIIGGFLLDTGYVASKSTRLSVTLPSMNRPDVLVDPRTPGLASINARRPNQAFQRSIQGDKSIGNSNYHSLQVRADRRMSRGLNLLTSYTWSKCLSGPSDIGADIGGGSFIGTLQNIYDMRGEHSLCGFDVTQRFVQSVVYDIPFFTGAPSVMRSLLGGWQASSIVVAQSGFPAEVAFGVDTTGTGVGSRPDMVAGQKANLDSGERSYQRWFNTAAFAEPAFGRYGNSARTGAIRLPGLVNVDFSVNKQFRIGETRRAELRTEFYNLFNHYNIQPGSVDRGIRSVNFGKVGSGLQGQTTRVIQLGAKFYF; this is translated from the coding sequence ATGCTGACGTCTAGACTTGTCTCGCTGGCGTTACTGTTCGCCACTCTCCTCTCCGCCCAACAGATCACCGGTACGGTTACCGGTATTGCCACTGACCCGAGTGGCGCGGGGCTGCCTGGTGTCCTGGTTAAGGTCACCAATCTCCAAACTAACGTCGCCCGCGAAACCACTACCGAGGCCAGCGGCGCCTTCTCCCTACCCTTCCTTCCAGCGGCCTCTTACTCGCTCACGGCGACAGCCAAGGGCTTCCGCACCTTCCAGATCGACTCCTTTGTTCTCCAGGTCGGCCAGACCGCCCGCCTCGATCTCGCCCTCGAGATCGGCGACGTCACACAGACCCTCAATGTCTCCGGTAACATCATGGCGCTTCAAACCGAGTCCACCTCAGTTGGCGCCGTCATTAACGCCGAGAAGATCGTCGATCTGCCGCTCAACGGGCGCAACTTCATCCAGCTCGCCCAGTTGATCCCCGGTGTGAATCCGGGCACGCCCGGCTCCATCTCCGTACGCCGCGGCCGGGGCTCCATCGGTGAAACCTCCTCCGCATTCGGAGGCACCGGGATGTCCGCCAACGGCGCACGCGATACCAACAATCGCTTCTATCTGGACGGCGTCGAGTTCATGGACTATGATGCCTACACCTACCCCTTCGCCCTGTCCGTCGACTCGCTCTCCGAGTTCCGTGTCGAGACCTCCACCTTCTCCGCGGAATACGGCGGCTCCCCGGGCGGTCAGGTCTCCATCCTCACCCGCCGGGGCGGCAATCAGTTTCGAGGGACCCTCTGGGAATTCAACCGCAACGATGCCCTCACCCAGACCTACGACGCCATCGCCAAGACATCGGTCGCCAATCCCCGATTGAACCGCAATCAATACGGAGCCAACATCGGCGGCCCCGTTCTGCTGCCCAAGGTTTACAACGGCAAGAACAAGACCTTCTTCTTCTTCAACTGGGAAAGCGGCCGTCTCGCCTCCGGCGCCACCGCCTCCTACCGCCTCGTTCCGCCCACCGCGATGCGGAATGGCGATTTCAGCGCCCTTCGCGACGCCCGCACCGGCCAGTCCCTGACGTTGAAAGATCCCATGGGTGTCGGCATCGTCAACAACCAGATCCCCAAGTCGCTGCTGAGCCCGCAGGCCGTCGAGTTCCTCAAGTTCACGCCCGAAGCCAATACCGCGGTCGGCACACAGAACTTCATCAATACTCCGCGGAGCGCCGTAGCCACCCAGGACAATTACACCTACCGCCTGGACCACAACCTCACCTCAAAAGACGCCCTGGCCTTCCGCTACGTCCGCAACTCCACCAAGGAAAAGGGCACGCCTTACTGGGGCAACGACGTCCGCGACAACGACGCCCAGACCCAGAACCTCGCCGGCACCTGGACGCGCATGTTCAGCCCCACCATCGTCAACGAAGCCCGCTTCGGCTGGAACGATATGACCGAGGACGAAATCTTCGGCACCACCAACAACCCGGCCTTCGACATCGCCGGTGCCATGAAGCTCCCGCTCGTCTCCCGCCTTCCCATTGACTTCGGCCCGCCCAGCATCTCCATCGCTAACGGCCTGGACGGCGGCTACAGCGTCTTCGACCTCCAGCGCCAAATCGGCCCCCGCGTCCGCGCCAACGCCGTCTATAACTTCAACGACATCATCTCCATGCAGCGCGGCAAGCACTTCATCAAGATCGGCGCCGACTTCGTCCGCCGCGGCTTCACCTTCGAGCAGGCTCGCAACGCCCGCGGCACCTTCCGCTTCGACGGCAGCTACACCGGGTCCTCCCTGGCCGACTTCATGCTCGGCTACGTAAAGTACGCCGAGATCAACCCGGATCACACCAATACCGACCTGAAGGGGCTCTGGCAGAGCTACTTCGTCCAGGACGACTGGAAGGTCACGCCTAATCTCACCGTGAACCTCGGGCTCCGCTACGACTACCTCCAGCCGTTGTTCGACTCCCAGGGCCGCATGGCCAACATCGAGCAGAACGGTGTCTACGTCACCAAACTCGTAACGCCCTCCACGGCCAGCTACCCGCGCATGGTCAGCGGAGACAAGAACAACTTCGCCCCGCGCGTCGGCCTCGCCTGGCGGCCATCCTTTGTCAACGACTTCGTCGTCCGCGCCGGCTATGGCATCTACTACAATCACGTCCACCCCAACGCCCCCTTCGGCATGACCGAATCCTCCCAGGCCAAGGGCAGCTACCAGGTGGATGGAGCCCCTGCCGGCCAGCCAACCGTCTTCTTCAACGATCCGTTCGCCAGCGCTCTCTCGCCTACGCCCCAGTTGAATGCCGTTCCGTCCAACGATCCCAACTATCGCGATGCCTACATCCAACAGTGGAACCTCACCCTCCAGAAGAAGATCATCGGTGGCTTCCTCCTGGACACTGGCTACGTGGCGTCCAAGAGCACGCGCCTCAGCGTAACGCTGCCGTCCATGAATCGACCTGACGTCCTGGTCGATCCCCGCACGCCCGGCCTCGCCTCTATCAACGCCCGCCGCCCCAATCAGGCCTTCCAGCGCTCCATCCAGGGCGACAAGTCCATCGGCAACTCCAACTACCATTCCCTCCAGGTGCGCGCCGACCGCCGCATGAGCCGCGGCCTCAACCTGCTCACCTCCTACACCTGGTCCAAGTGCCTCTCCGGCCCCAGCGACATCGGCGCCGACATCGGCGGCGGCTCCTTCATCGGCACTCTCCAGAACATCTATGACATGCGCGGCGAACACTCGCTCTGCGGTTTCGACGTCACTCAGCGCTTCGTGCAGTCGGTGGTCTACGACATCCCCTTCTTCACCGGAGCCCCCTCTGTCATGCGTTCCCTGCTCGGCGGCTGGCAGGCGTCCTCCATCGTCGTCGCCCAGAGCGGCTTTCCGGCGGAGGTCGCTTTCGGTGTCGACACTACCGGCACCGGCGTCGGCTCCCGTCCCGACATGGTGGCCGGCCAGAAGGCGAACCTGGATTCGGGCGAACGCAGCTACCAGCGCTGGTTCAACACCGCGGCTTTTGCTGAGCCCGCCTTCGGCCGTTACGGCAATTCCGCCCGCACCGGAGCCATCCGCCTGCCCGGCCTCGTCAACGTCGATTTCTCTGTGAATAAGCAGTTCCGCATCGGGGAAACACGCCGCGCCGAACTCCGCACCGAGTTCTACAATCTCTTCAACCACTACAACATCCAGCCCGGCTCCGTGGATCGCGGCATCCGCTCCGTCAACTTCGGTAAGGTCGGCTCCGGGTTGCAGGGGCAGACCACGCGCGTCATTCAGCTCGGCGCGAAGTTCTACTTCTGA
- a CDS encoding virulence-associated E family protein, whose translation MLQPDPRLVRAVMAGNTDELVADLYGDRTADAARVAKSKATSAKQAGWSWEAALLRTKGGEIRPVLANAMIALKAAQEWTGVLAYDEFSLNVCALKKTPWGYAGPWNDQQDRLFTDWAQRRGIFIPVEVGGQAVQAAAMDTAFHPVRDYLTGLEWDGVPRLDSWLVRYLGAEDSPYIRAVGARWLIGAAARVMRPGTKLDTCLVLEGKQGAGKSTAFQILGSPWFADELAEMGTKDAAIQTRGVWIIELAELSALTRGEREKVKAFLSRQVDRFRLPYGKRASEHPRQCCFGGTTNADAYLQDETGARRFWPVRCGRIDLDALRTDRDQLWAEAVTRFHEGAAWWLEADEGELQEAAAEEQAARYIRDPWEEVVDRWLVGRSDVTTGEVLERALNTSPERQTKGDQMRVAACLRTLGWNRRKIRTGAKVEWRYERA comes from the coding sequence ATGTTGCAGCCTGACCCGCGCTTGGTTCGCGCCGTCATGGCCGGCAACACTGACGAACTGGTAGCCGATCTCTATGGCGACCGGACAGCAGACGCGGCCCGCGTGGCGAAGTCGAAAGCGACGTCAGCCAAACAGGCCGGCTGGTCATGGGAGGCGGCGCTACTCCGTACCAAGGGCGGCGAAATCCGCCCTGTTCTCGCCAACGCCATGATTGCGCTCAAGGCCGCCCAGGAGTGGACGGGCGTGCTCGCCTACGACGAGTTCAGCCTGAACGTCTGCGCGCTCAAGAAGACGCCTTGGGGCTACGCCGGGCCGTGGAACGACCAACAGGACCGGTTGTTCACCGACTGGGCTCAACGGCGCGGCATCTTCATTCCCGTCGAAGTCGGAGGACAAGCCGTCCAAGCGGCTGCCATGGACACGGCGTTTCACCCGGTTCGTGACTACCTGACCGGACTGGAGTGGGACGGTGTGCCACGCCTGGATTCCTGGCTCGTCCGCTATCTCGGGGCCGAAGACTCTCCATACATCCGCGCTGTGGGCGCCCGCTGGCTCATTGGCGCCGCGGCTCGCGTCATGCGGCCGGGTACCAAGCTGGACACGTGCCTCGTGCTGGAAGGCAAGCAGGGCGCCGGCAAGTCGACGGCGTTTCAAATTCTGGGCTCTCCCTGGTTCGCCGATGAACTGGCGGAGATGGGCACGAAGGACGCGGCCATTCAGACGCGCGGCGTGTGGATTATCGAACTCGCCGAACTGTCCGCCTTGACCCGAGGCGAACGCGAGAAGGTCAAGGCGTTCCTATCAAGGCAGGTGGACCGCTTCCGGCTGCCCTACGGCAAGCGGGCGAGCGAGCACCCGAGGCAATGCTGTTTCGGTGGCACGACGAACGCGGACGCCTACCTCCAGGACGAAACCGGGGCTAGGCGTTTCTGGCCTGTTCGTTGTGGCCGGATCGACCTGGACGCGCTCAGAACGGATCGCGACCAACTCTGGGCTGAAGCCGTAACCCGATTCCATGAAGGCGCGGCCTGGTGGCTGGAAGCGGACGAAGGCGAACTACAGGAGGCCGCGGCCGAAGAACAAGCTGCCCGATACATCCGCGACCCGTGGGAAGAAGTGGTGGATCGCTGGCTGGTGGGGCGTTCGGACGTCACGACGGGAGAAGTACTGGAGCGAGCGCTCAATACTTCCCCAGAACGCCAAACGAAGGGCGACCAGATGAGAGTGGCCGCCTGCCTCCGGACGCTGGGATGGAACCGGCGGAAGATCCGGACAGGCGCAAAGGTGGAGTGGAGGTATGAAAGGGCTTAA